The Pseudophryne corroboree isolate aPseCor3 chromosome 3 unlocalized genomic scaffold, aPseCor3.hap2 SUPER_3_unloc_4, whole genome shotgun sequence region agatcttcgcAGACACCTGATGCGTCACatgggtgagaaaccatttccatgttctgagtgtgagaaatcttTTATAGATAGATCacgtcttgttatacatgagagaagtcacacaggtgagaaaccatttccatgttctgagtgtgagaaatcttTTACAGAGAGATCacgtcttgttatacatgagagaagtcacacaggtgagaaaccatttccatgctctgaatgtgggaaatgttttccatgtAAAAGATATCTTACTATGCacgaaagaagtcacacaggtgagaaacaatttccatgctctgaatgtgggaaatgttttacaagtaAAAAAGATCTTACTACacatgaaagaagtcacacaggtgagaggccatttccatgctctgagtgtggaaaatgttttactcagaaatcacatcttgttgtacatcagagaattcacacaggtgagaaaccttttctatgttctgagtgtgggaaatgttttacaaacaaatcagatcttattaagcataacctaagtcacacaggtgagaagccatttccatgttctgagtgtggaaagtaTTTCATTAAAAAATCAAAACTTGttgcacatgagagaagtcacacaggtgagaagccgtttagatgctctgagtgtgggaaacgttttagACAGAAAGCAcgtcttgttgtacatcagagaagtcacacaggtgagaaaccatttccatgctctgagtgtgggaaatcttttctagagaaatcaaatcttgtaacacatcagagatgtcacacaggtgagaaaccatttccatgctctgagtgtgggaaatcttttgtgcagaaatcaaatcttgttatacacgagagaagccacacaggtgagaaaccatttagttgctctgagtgtgggaaatgttttaaagctCAGTCTTCTCTTTTTGCACACAAAAAagttcacacagatgagaagccatttccatgctcagagtgtgggaaatgtttgaaAACGAAATATTCTCTTTTTACACACATGAAaatacacacaggtgagaagtatCACTGACTTGAATTGAGAGTGTTGTGAACTCtgaggttcttccgatggtcgggaagaggaaccacagctgggccggagtagagatagccggatataggttttcctcatgcagaaattTAACAGTTATAATTGATGTCAAATGCAAAGAACTTTATGATGAGAAGGGTCGGGCACGATGCTGAGGCACATAGAAGAatgggaacttgtgagcgatgtttaaagacactgatgaactcgtgagcgatgtttgaagatacTGATGaaatgatgaacttgtgagcgatgtttaaagacactgatgaactcgtgagcgatgtttgaagatacTGATGAAATGAtgaactcgtgagcgatgtttaaagacactgatgaac contains the following coding sequences:
- the LOC134984177 gene encoding zinc finger protein 260-like; the encoded protein is MDKNKNLKTESILNITLEIIYLLTGEDYTVVRKTSSECETSSIHPNVSGGLSTSQSPILVPPPLSLTHERHNDQRILELTNKIIQLLTGEEGEYIEEHRGLYKDVMMENHRPLTSLDGPSNRDTPERCPRPLYSQDCTEENPRTPQEDQSEELTDIKTEDIKKEAKMLVTYNKAEDTEGEEETSIRSVQCKVEEIPTDIGKDGCNTRNTSEGHLVWSPDCKLEDKNITRGSPEENCIKLNIHPALHSADISSDPSIIEECSPGNSHTTAPSTGHCGDTIISSSKIGKCFTHKQALVKHKSSHVSKKPFPCSECGKCFTQKSDLRRHLMRHMGEKPFPCSECEKSFIDRSRLVIHERSHTGEKPFPCSECEKSFTERSRLVIHERSHTGEKPFPCSECGKCFPCKRYLTMHERSHTGEKQFPCSECGKCFTSKKDLTTHERSHTGERPFPCSECGKCFTQKSHLVVHQRIHTGEKPFLCSECGKCFTNKSDLIKHNLSHTGEKPFPCSECGKYFIKKSKLVAHERSHTGEKPFRCSECGKRFRQKARLVVHQRSHTGEKPFPCSECGKSFLEKSNLVTHQRCHTGEKPFPCSECGKSFVQKSNLVIHERSHTGEKPFSCSECGKCFKAQSSLFAHKKVHTDEKPFPCSECGKCLKTKYSLFTHMKIHTGEKYH